From a single Lolium rigidum isolate FL_2022 chromosome 7, APGP_CSIRO_Lrig_0.1, whole genome shotgun sequence genomic region:
- the LOC124678358 gene encoding receptor protein kinase TMK1-like: MLAREVHNLTEVFSKKLTGKLPSLAGLASLHVILVSKKIFTSIADGFFKGPTALTAVNLDETRSSHGRYPPTSSTASPSSTSPSTASTSHARSRSSSAMDLYWYTMGLRLERRSALYGVLLEAEQARPWPRQGRC, encoded by the exons ATGCTGGCGCGCGAGGTCCACAATCTCACCGAGGTCTTCTCCAAGAAGCTCACCGGCAAGCTGCCCTCCCTCGCCGGCCTCGCCTCGCTCCATGTCATCCTCGTCAGCAAGAAAATCTTCACCTCCATCGCCGATGGTTTCTTCAAGGGGCCGACCGCGCTCACTGCTGTCAACCTCGACGAAACCCGCTCGAGCCATGGACGATACCCGCCGACCTCGTCGACCGCGAGTCCCTCCTCAACTTCTCCATCAACAGCGTCAACCTCACATGCGCGCTCCCGGAGTTCATCG GCAATGGATCTTTACTGGTACACGATGGGTCTCCGGCTGGAGCGGCGCAGCGCCCTATATGGCGTGCTGCTGGAGGCGGAGCAAGCGCGACCGTGGCCAAGACAAGGGCGCTGCTGA